In Nocardioides sp. zg-1228, a single window of DNA contains:
- the sodN gene encoding superoxide dismutase, Ni, translating into MLRHLLAPTVEVSAHCDLPCGVYDPAQARIEAESIKAIIAKVADNDDPDFRTRAILIKEQRSELVKHHLWVLWTDYFKPPHFEKYPQLHTLVNEATKLAGASGTKGELDAAKADELLAKIDEIAEIFWETKKA; encoded by the coding sequence ATGCTTCGCCACCTGCTCGCCCCCACTGTCGAGGTCTCCGCGCACTGCGACCTCCCCTGCGGCGTCTACGACCCCGCCCAGGCCCGCATCGAGGCGGAGTCGATCAAGGCGATCATCGCCAAGGTCGCCGACAACGACGACCCCGACTTCCGCACCCGCGCCATCCTGATCAAGGAGCAGCGCTCGGAGCTCGTCAAGCACCACCTGTGGGTGCTGTGGACCGACTACTTCAAGCCCCCGCACTTCGAGAAGTACCCCCAGCTGCACACGCTGGTCAACGAGGCCACCAAGCTGGCCGGCGCCTCGGGCACCAAGGGTGAGCTCGACGCCGCCAAGGCCGACGAGCTGCTCGCCAAGATCGACGAGATCGCCGAGATCTTCTGGGAGACGAAGAAGGCCTGA
- a CDS encoding S24/S26 family peptidase, with product MRGRSMLPTLREGDLLLVRHGVPPRPGDLVVARFPDGTVAVKRAVEERRTRSGGAGWWLLSDNPAEGVDSRHRGTVPEGDVLGVVRLRVWPSPRVGRALRGH from the coding sequence GTGCGTGGTCGCTCGATGCTCCCGACGCTGCGCGAGGGAGACCTGCTCCTCGTCCGGCACGGCGTCCCGCCCCGCCCGGGAGACCTCGTGGTCGCCCGCTTCCCCGACGGCACCGTGGCGGTCAAGCGGGCGGTGGAGGAGCGGCGTACTCGATCGGGCGGGGCGGGCTGGTGGCTGCTGAGCGACAACCCCGCCGAGGGCGTCGACTCGCGCCACCGCGGCACCGTGCCGGAGGGCGACGTGCTGGGTGTCGTACGACTGCGGGTGTGGCCTTCCCCACGTGTGGGACGCGCGCTTCGGGGCCACTGA
- a CDS encoding NADP-dependent malic enzyme yields the protein MASHPHAGDPVFDLHVGGKMEIVSTVALTGPDELSLAYTPGVARVCEAIAADPSMTQHYTWVPNTVAVVTDGTAVLGLGDIGPAAAMPVMEGKAVLFKQFGGVDAVPICLDTTDVEEIIETVVRLAPSFGGINLEDISAPRCFEIEARLKERLDIPVFHDDQHGTAVVALAALTNALRLTGRDAATARVVVQGAGAAGVAVARILLEAGITDIAVLDRKGVLHSSRSDLTEVKAALARDTADHFDRRGTLADVMAGADVYIGVSGGQVPEEIVASMADDAIIFGLANPTPEVHPDLAHKYARVVATGRSDYPNQINNVLAFPGIFRGAFDVHATAITEGMKVAAATALAELVGDDLSEELVIPSPFDPRVPGAVRQAVADAARRDGVARR from the coding sequence ATGGCTTCGCACCCGCACGCCGGCGACCCCGTGTTCGACCTGCACGTCGGCGGCAAGATGGAGATCGTCTCGACGGTCGCACTGACCGGTCCCGACGAGCTGTCCCTCGCCTACACCCCCGGCGTCGCCCGGGTGTGCGAGGCGATCGCCGCCGACCCGTCGATGACCCAGCACTACACGTGGGTGCCCAACACGGTCGCCGTCGTCACCGACGGCACCGCCGTCCTGGGCCTCGGTGACATCGGCCCGGCCGCCGCGATGCCGGTCATGGAGGGCAAGGCCGTGCTCTTCAAGCAGTTCGGCGGCGTCGACGCGGTGCCGATCTGCCTCGACACCACCGACGTCGAGGAGATCATCGAGACCGTCGTGCGGCTCGCCCCGAGCTTCGGCGGCATCAACCTCGAGGACATCTCGGCGCCCCGCTGCTTCGAGATCGAGGCGCGGCTCAAGGAGCGCCTCGACATCCCCGTCTTCCACGACGACCAGCACGGCACCGCCGTCGTCGCCCTGGCCGCGCTGACCAACGCGCTGCGGCTCACCGGTCGCGACGCGGCGACCGCGCGGGTGGTGGTGCAGGGAGCCGGCGCCGCCGGCGTCGCGGTCGCGCGCATCCTCCTCGAGGCCGGGATCACCGACATCGCGGTCCTCGACCGCAAGGGCGTGCTCCACTCCTCGCGCTCCGACCTCACCGAGGTCAAGGCGGCCCTCGCCCGCGACACCGCCGACCACTTCGACCGCCGCGGCACGCTCGCCGACGTGATGGCCGGAGCCGACGTCTACATCGGCGTCTCCGGTGGCCAGGTGCCCGAGGAGATCGTCGCCTCGATGGCCGACGACGCGATCATCTTCGGCCTCGCCAACCCGACGCCCGAGGTGCACCCCGACCTGGCGCACAAGTACGCCCGCGTCGTCGCCACGGGGCGCTCCGACTACCCCAACCAGATCAACAACGTGCTCGCCTTCCCCGGCATCTTCCGCGGCGCCTTCGACGTCCACGCCACCGCGATCACCGAGGGCATGAAGGTCGCCGCGGCCACGGCCCTGGCCGAGCTGGTCGGCGACGACCTGAGCGAGGAGCTGGTCATCCCGTCCCCGTTCGACCCGCGGGTGCCCGGCGCCGTGCGGCAGGCGGTCGCCGACGCGGCGAGGCGCGACGGGGTCGCCCGGCGCTGA
- a CDS encoding DinB family protein, with amino-acid sequence MTTPADPQDFEGVTFTGTSFKGATLRFSDVSGVTMRGVDVDGLDIDSHDLFTGSLVVNGVDVVPLVDAELNRRFPGRELQNAQTPDGLRDAWVAVQAAWADTVASTPPELVDAHVEDEWSLAQTLRHLVLATDTWLRGAILRVEQPFHEVGLLFTGAEEMGVDTSAFRTDPPDYDEVLAVRAERQQLVTDFLATVTPEVLAEERDDPWGFDWHPSVGDCVRVVLEEEWAHLRYVRRDLERLAERSG; translated from the coding sequence ATGACGACCCCTGCGGACCCCCAGGACTTCGAGGGCGTGACCTTCACCGGGACGAGCTTCAAGGGCGCGACCCTGCGCTTCTCCGACGTCAGCGGCGTGACCATGCGCGGCGTCGACGTCGACGGGCTCGACATCGACAGCCACGACCTGTTCACGGGCAGCCTGGTCGTCAACGGGGTCGACGTGGTGCCGCTGGTCGACGCCGAGCTCAACCGCCGCTTCCCGGGCCGCGAGCTGCAGAACGCCCAGACGCCCGACGGGCTCCGTGACGCGTGGGTCGCGGTGCAGGCCGCGTGGGCCGACACGGTGGCGAGCACGCCGCCCGAGCTGGTGGACGCCCACGTCGAGGACGAGTGGTCCCTCGCCCAGACGCTGCGGCACCTCGTGCTGGCGACCGACACCTGGCTGCGCGGCGCGATCCTGCGGGTGGAGCAGCCGTTCCACGAGGTCGGCCTGCTCTTCACCGGAGCCGAGGAGATGGGCGTCGACACCTCCGCCTTCCGCACCGATCCGCCCGACTACGACGAGGTCCTCGCCGTGCGCGCCGAGCGGCAGCAGCTGGTCACCGACTTCCTGGCCACGGTCACACCGGAGGTGCTCGCCGAGGAGCGCGACGACCCGTGGGGCTTCGACTGGCACCCCAGCGTCGGCGACTGCGTGCGCGTGGTCCTGGAGGAGGAGTGGGCCCACCTGCGCTACGTCCGGCGCGACCTCGAGCGGCTGGCTGAGCGGTCGGGCTGA
- a CDS encoding GNAT family N-acetyltransferase, producing MSIVVRPSEDAGKYLATDQLVWFGEVTDDDAEHLRLGLPEDQRFVVDLPDGPDDLHSGIYGVRPMSMSLPGGSVVPVAGLTWVGVHPDARRRGVLAAMIRDHLDRTRAAGTAISVLHASEAAIYGRFGYGNAVLTHQVDLGRGTTFTAPHLEDEVAGVTTHLHDMAAPGIAERMRACQLASAPHFPGTVVGSPDYVSLLGHEAPEQLRDKEPRRVLIARRAGADVGFVGLRRQHKWDNARPAGTVVVGTFFGDPAARLALARRVVELDLMGTSRLESIGLDDPLLAWIGGHRSTGDLKTWDSTWVRLVDLEAAWALRSYEADCDVVVEVADRHVPGNAGRWRLTASAGRGTASPAGSPAGTPADVTLDIGVLGAGYLGHGIGALLRAGLVAEHRAGAYAELARAMRTLVAPEPSIGF from the coding sequence GTGAGCATTGTCGTACGCCCGTCCGAGGACGCCGGGAAGTACCTGGCCACCGACCAGCTCGTCTGGTTCGGCGAGGTCACCGACGACGACGCCGAGCACCTGCGGCTCGGCCTGCCCGAGGACCAGCGGTTCGTCGTCGACCTGCCCGACGGCCCCGACGACCTGCACAGCGGGATCTACGGCGTGCGGCCGATGTCGATGTCGCTGCCCGGCGGCAGCGTCGTCCCGGTCGCCGGCCTCACCTGGGTCGGCGTCCACCCCGACGCGCGGCGCCGCGGCGTGCTCGCGGCGATGATCCGCGACCACCTCGACCGCACCCGTGCGGCCGGCACCGCGATCTCGGTGCTGCACGCCAGCGAGGCGGCGATCTACGGCCGCTTCGGCTACGGCAACGCCGTGCTGACGCACCAGGTCGACCTGGGCCGCGGCACGACGTTCACCGCGCCGCACCTCGAGGACGAGGTCGCCGGCGTGACGACCCACCTCCACGACATGGCCGCGCCCGGCATCGCCGAGCGGATGCGCGCCTGCCAGCTGGCGTCGGCACCCCACTTCCCCGGCACCGTCGTCGGCTCCCCCGACTACGTCTCGCTCCTGGGCCACGAGGCGCCCGAGCAGCTGCGCGACAAGGAGCCCCGTCGCGTCCTCATCGCCCGCCGCGCGGGCGCCGACGTCGGCTTCGTCGGCCTGCGCCGCCAGCACAAGTGGGACAACGCCCGGCCCGCGGGCACGGTGGTGGTCGGCACCTTCTTCGGCGACCCCGCGGCCAGGCTCGCCCTCGCCCGCCGCGTCGTCGAGCTCGACCTGATGGGGACGAGCAGGTTGGAGAGCATCGGCCTCGACGACCCGCTGCTGGCCTGGATCGGCGGCCACCGCAGCACCGGTGACCTCAAGACCTGGGACAGCACCTGGGTGCGCCTGGTCGACCTGGAGGCCGCGTGGGCACTGCGGTCCTACGAGGCCGACTGCGACGTGGTCGTCGAGGTGGCCGACCGCCACGTGCCGGGCAACGCCGGGCGTTGGCGCCTGACGGCCTCCGCGGGCCGCGGCACGGCGTCCCCCGCCGGCTCCCCCGCCGGCACCCCCGCCGACGTCACCCTCGACATCGGCGTGCTGGGAGCGGGCTACCTGGGGCACGGGATCGGTGCGCTGCTCCGGGCCGGCCTCGTCGCCGAGCACCGCGCGGGGGCCTACGCCGAGCTGGCCCGGGCGATGCGCACGCTGGTCGCGCCGGAGCCGTCGATCGGGTTCTGA